From Algoriphagus sp. NG3, the proteins below share one genomic window:
- a CDS encoding fasciclin domain-containing protein, with the protein MKNFGVVLMLLTLVVASSFTSRTESVHEPQFDADIVELAMSQDFLSTLVAAVKAGDLVETLQGDGPFTVFAPTNEAFAKLPEGTVENLLLPENKAQLVKILTYHVVPGKIMASDLKNGQMAETVEGSSLKVTLMDGKAMINNATVTTADIVADNGVVHVIDTVILPPM; encoded by the coding sequence ATGAAAAATTTCGGAGTCGTATTGATGCTCTTGACGCTGGTCGTGGCATCCTCATTTACCAGTAGAACTGAATCAGTTCATGAACCCCAGTTTGATGCTGACATCGTCGAACTTGCCATGTCCCAGGATTTCTTGTCCACACTCGTTGCGGCGGTCAAAGCGGGGGATTTGGTAGAGACCTTGCAAGGGGATGGCCCATTTACAGTTTTCGCCCCTACTAATGAAGCATTTGCAAAGCTCCCCGAAGGAACTGTGGAAAACCTACTTCTACCAGAGAATAAGGCTCAGCTGGTAAAAATACTTACCTATCATGTGGTACCGGGCAAGATCATGGCATCTGACCTAAAAAATGGTCAAATGGCAGAAACTGTAGAGGGAAGCTCTTTAAAGGTTACCTTGATGGATGGCAAAGCGATGATCAATAATGCCACTGTGACCACTGCAGATATAGTCGCAGATAATGGTGTAGTACATGTTATTGATACAGTAATCCTGCCTCCAATGTAA
- the rlmH gene encoding 23S rRNA (pseudouridine(1915)-N(3))-methyltransferase RlmH: MQIKLIAIGKTDNKAIIELIEEYSKRLNFYIKFEFEVIPDLKNTKSLSEILQKEKEGELILKKLVPSDELILLDERGKSYNSMDFSVYLQKKMNSGLKQLIFIIGGPYGFSDEVYARANGKLSISKMTFSHQMIRPFFIEQLYRGFTILRNEPYHHE, encoded by the coding sequence ATGCAAATCAAACTGATAGCAATAGGCAAAACCGATAACAAAGCCATCATTGAGCTAATAGAGGAATATAGCAAGCGGCTGAATTTTTACATCAAATTTGAATTTGAAGTCATACCAGACCTGAAAAACACAAAATCCCTGTCGGAAATCTTGCAGAAAGAAAAGGAGGGGGAATTAATCTTAAAAAAGCTGGTACCTTCTGATGAGTTGATCTTGCTGGATGAGCGGGGGAAAAGCTACAATAGCATGGATTTTTCCGTATATCTCCAAAAGAAAATGAATTCGGGTCTTAAGCAACTGATCTTTATAATAGGAGGGCCATATGGCTTTTCTGATGAAGTTTATGCCCGTGCTAATGGTAAGCTCTCCATTTCCAAAATGACTTTTTCACACCAGATGATCCGTCCTTTTTTCATAGAGCAATTGTATAGAGGGTTTACCATTCTGCGCAACGAACCTTATCATCACGAGTAA
- a CDS encoding FKBP-type peptidyl-prolyl cis-trans isomerase, producing MKVEKNKVVAVCYELKVNDGETGMVPYESVPEDKPFYFLFNAGEVFPKFEEALLGKAAGDTFIADLSYEDAYGDYIEEKKTIIPKANFKEKGKKNKDLLRVGNVIPMQDHKGGQIRGEITKIDYKGVHMDFNPPLAGYDLLFEGKIISVRDALPEELEHGHAHGPDGHHHH from the coding sequence ATGAAAGTAGAAAAGAATAAAGTGGTAGCGGTGTGCTATGAACTGAAAGTAAATGATGGAGAGACAGGGATGGTTCCTTACGAGTCTGTGCCTGAAGACAAACCCTTTTACTTTTTATTCAATGCAGGTGAAGTCTTCCCTAAATTCGAAGAGGCGTTATTAGGTAAAGCTGCCGGAGATACTTTTATAGCAGACTTGAGCTATGAAGATGCATATGGTGACTATATTGAAGAGAAGAAAACGATTATTCCCAAAGCAAATTTCAAAGAAAAGGGTAAGAAAAATAAAGATCTACTACGTGTGGGAAATGTGATTCCCATGCAGGATCATAAGGGAGGGCAGATACGGGGAGAGATCACCAAGATTGATTATAAAGGTGTCCACATGGATTTCAATCCTCCGCTTGCCGGGTATGATCTGTTATTTGAAGGTAAAATCATCTCAGTGCGTGATGCACTTCCCGAAGAGCTAGAACATGGGCATGCCCATGGGCCAGATGGGCACCATCATCATTAA
- the wecB gene encoding non-hydrolyzing UDP-N-acetylglucosamine 2-epimerase: MSSFTIVAGARPNFMKIAPIIHQLTKKQKEGVEVSFRLVHTGQHYDKKMSGDFFEQLNIPEPDANLGGGGGTQAEQTAAIMVAFEKELMENRPDIVLVVGDVTSTLACSIAAKKLQIDVAHVEGGIRSGDLSMPEEINRMVTDSITDHFFTTSEIANENLRKSGFGQNKIHFVGNTMIDTLMAQMPRFQKPEGEIFAGLEQGKYFVMTMHRPANVDQEQNLKAMIDAILDGTNGLPIIFPVHPRTAKNLQSIGIDAPNLHMCDPLGYLEFNFLVKNAKGVITDSGGITEEASVMNVPCITLRDNTERPETIDLGTNELVGTDPSKLKPYLDKIMKGEWKKYQGIPMWDGKTAERIVDILIASYTAT; this comes from the coding sequence ATGTCTAGTTTTACTATAGTCGCCGGTGCGCGTCCCAATTTCATGAAAATAGCACCAATCATCCATCAACTGACCAAAAAACAGAAAGAAGGTGTTGAAGTCAGCTTCCGTTTGGTACATACCGGACAGCATTATGACAAAAAGATGTCTGGGGATTTTTTTGAGCAGCTGAATATTCCCGAACCTGATGCAAATCTGGGAGGCGGCGGTGGTACACAAGCTGAACAAACTGCTGCGATTATGGTCGCTTTTGAAAAGGAATTGATGGAAAACCGCCCAGACATAGTCCTGGTAGTGGGAGACGTCACCAGTACACTTGCTTGCTCTATCGCTGCCAAGAAGCTTCAGATCGATGTGGCCCATGTAGAGGGAGGAATTCGTTCAGGAGACCTTTCTATGCCGGAAGAAATCAACAGGATGGTGACCGACAGCATCACGGATCATTTTTTCACTACTTCCGAGATTGCTAATGAGAATCTAAGGAAAAGCGGTTTTGGCCAAAACAAAATCCATTTTGTGGGGAATACGATGATAGATACCCTGATGGCACAGATGCCAAGGTTCCAGAAACCGGAAGGAGAGATATTCGCAGGTCTGGAACAAGGCAAGTACTTTGTCATGACCATGCACCGTCCTGCCAATGTGGATCAGGAACAAAACCTGAAAGCCATGATCGATGCGATTCTGGATGGGACAAATGGGCTTCCTATCATATTTCCAGTTCATCCTCGCACTGCTAAGAACCTACAATCAATTGGAATTGACGCTCCAAATCTTCATATGTGTGACCCCTTGGGATATCTGGAATTTAATTTTCTGGTGAAAAATGCTAAAGGAGTAATCACTGATTCCGGGGGAATAACAGAAGAAGCATCAGTGATGAACGTGCCTTGTATCACCCTCCGTGACAATACAGAACGACCTGAAACAATCGATCTGGGCACCAATGAACTAGTGGGAACTGATCCTTCCAAGCTTAAGCCCTATCTGGACAAGATCATGAAGGGCGAATGGAAGAAGTACCAGGGAATACCAATGTGGGATGGAAAGACCGCAGAACGGATCGTGGATATATTGATCGCATCTTATACGGCAACGTGA
- a CDS encoding capsule assembly Wzi family protein, which translates to MMKTSKLLNKGFGAYLLFLLLSHYASAQTVPVGTPVLDDYLRRAQLLGDIDSASSFMIRPLYPTSAFGIKYGFDLDSSVVDMDLSTVHTRFGKDNKGTFLMMPAVVKLQYNSTYAFGVNDGAFIPNRGVQTILSPGAYMEYGGLSVQFQPELLVAQNRDYLGFPLEHQLSILYYYDYMNRIDMPEQFGKGTYVQAYLGQSSIRYNFREYSVGVSSENLWWGPGRRNSLLLGNNAPGFIHFTANTRKPVKTAIGAFEGQMIGGFLKSSGYLPPWPTYRIQENSVLIPKPEDSQRFLSGLIFTYQPKWVPGLFLGYASTSQLYQDDISTLGDIIPVFNGRKKAQNIVDPIQDKRQQFSSGFFRWLSPEGHFEFYGEYGTRDNDRRLSDFMLTPESGRAFTFGFSHLMSLKKPGHYFQISSEMTQTGQTIREDIRNLDTWYIHGHVVDGYTHNGQVLGAGNGPGSNVIFLELAWVNQMNRIGFQMERIVYNNDYYYYRYEASKDWRNKYVDLVPSLIGDWKIGSVLLNARLQYVNTLNYKWYLENNPDQYFVPGYDRKNFVGQVGLTYIFQ; encoded by the coding sequence ATGATGAAGACAAGTAAATTATTGAATAAGGGTTTTGGAGCTTATTTGCTGTTTCTTTTGCTCAGTCACTATGCTTCTGCCCAGACTGTGCCTGTGGGAACTCCAGTGCTGGATGATTACCTACGGCGTGCCCAATTGCTCGGAGACATAGATTCAGCTTCCTCTTTTATGATCAGGCCACTATACCCTACATCTGCTTTTGGTATAAAATATGGCTTTGATCTGGATAGCTCCGTGGTAGATATGGATCTGTCCACTGTGCATACCCGGTTTGGAAAAGATAATAAAGGGACATTTTTGATGATGCCGGCAGTGGTCAAGCTTCAGTATAATTCCACCTATGCGTTTGGGGTCAATGACGGTGCTTTTATTCCCAATCGTGGGGTTCAGACCATCCTCAGTCCCGGTGCCTATATGGAATATGGGGGATTGAGTGTACAGTTCCAGCCTGAATTGTTGGTCGCCCAAAACAGGGATTACTTAGGTTTTCCTCTGGAGCATCAGCTGAGTATCTTATATTATTATGACTATATGAACCGGATTGACATGCCGGAGCAGTTTGGTAAAGGTACCTATGTCCAAGCCTATCTTGGACAATCCAGCATCCGCTATAACTTTAGAGAGTATTCCGTGGGAGTTTCTTCAGAAAACCTCTGGTGGGGCCCTGGAAGGAGAAACTCACTTTTGCTTGGCAATAATGCTCCTGGTTTTATACACTTTACTGCGAATACCCGCAAACCGGTTAAAACTGCCATAGGGGCATTTGAAGGACAGATGATCGGTGGTTTTTTGAAATCCTCTGGATATCTGCCCCCTTGGCCGACATACAGGATTCAGGAAAACAGTGTGCTTATTCCCAAACCTGAGGACAGTCAGCGATTTTTATCCGGTTTGATCTTTACTTACCAGCCTAAATGGGTTCCCGGGCTTTTCTTGGGTTATGCATCTACAAGTCAGCTGTATCAGGATGATATATCTACCTTGGGGGATATTATCCCTGTTTTCAACGGCAGGAAAAAAGCCCAGAATATTGTAGATCCCATACAGGATAAAAGGCAGCAGTTTAGCTCCGGATTTTTTAGATGGTTGAGCCCGGAAGGACACTTTGAGTTCTACGGGGAATATGGAACCCGCGACAATGACCGCAGGCTGAGTGATTTTATGCTGACTCCAGAGTCTGGAAGGGCATTTACATTTGGGTTTTCACATCTCATGAGTTTGAAAAAACCGGGTCATTACTTCCAGATCAGTTCAGAAATGACCCAGACGGGACAGACCATACGGGAAGACATCAGAAATCTGGATACTTGGTATATCCATGGTCACGTGGTGGATGGTTATACGCACAACGGACAGGTATTGGGTGCTGGCAATGGCCCTGGGAGCAATGTCATCTTTCTGGAACTTGCTTGGGTAAATCAGATGAACAGAATCGGTTTCCAAATGGAGAGAATTGTCTATAACAATGATTACTATTACTATAGATATGAAGCTTCCAAGGATTGGAGAAACAAATATGTTGATCTGGTACCTTCCTTGATAGGCGACTGGAAAATCGGAAGTGTATTGCTCAATGCCCGACTACAATATGTGAATACCCTAAACTACAAGTGGTATCTGGAGAATAATCCTGATCAGTATTTTGTGCCTGGTTATGACCGTAAAAACTTTGTTGGTCAAGTGGGTTTAACCTATATTTTCCAATAG